In the genome of Euleptes europaea isolate rEulEur1 chromosome 7, rEulEur1.hap1, whole genome shotgun sequence, one region contains:
- the LOC130480859 gene encoding C-reactive protein-like has product MGILHTFLLVLVGSLGSLALEGLTGKAFVFPVATNTAHVVLEPTIQRPLTSFTVCMEVYTELTRAYSLFSYASKRDANEILLYFAKPYQYSFHVGGQSVIFNVPQKFSNSPGGEHVCASWESVTGLVELWVNGQPLVRKSLRRGYSVSAEASIILGQEQDSYGGGFDSNQSLVGEITNVYMWNRVLSPDEVVSAWQDHPRPGNLINWKLLSYDVVGNVFVKPALLSVRSALYNATI; this is encoded by the coding sequence gtcTGACTGGGAAGGCATTCGTTTTCCCGGTGGCAACAAACACTGCACATGTGGTCTTGGAGCCCACCATACAACGCCCCCTGACCAGCTTCACGGTGTGCATGGAAGTCTACACAGAACTGACCCGCGCCTACAGCCTCTTCTCTTATGCCAGCAAGAGAGACGCCAATGAGATCCTCCTCTATTTTGCAAAACCCTATCAATACAGTTTTCATGTGGGAGGTCAAAGTGTGATCTTCAACGTTCCACAAAAATTCAGCAATAGCCCTGGCGGGGAGCATGTCTGCGCGAGTTGGGAATCGGTCACTGGCTTAGTGGAGCTCTGGGTGAACGGGCAACCTTTGGTCcggaagagcctgaggagaggcTATTCTGTCAGTGCTGAGGCATCCATTATACTCGGCCAAGAGCAGGATTCCTATGGAGGTGGCTTTGACAGCAACCAGTCCCTCGTAGGGGAAATCACAAATGTGTACATGTGGAACCGTGTTCTGAGCCCCGATGAGGTGGTCTCTGCCTGGCAAGACCATCCTCGACCTGGCAACCTGATTAACTGGAAATTATTGAGTTACGACGTTGTGGGCAATGTCTTTGTTAAGCCTGCCTTGCTGTCTGTCCGGAGTGCTTTGTATAATGCAACTATCTAA